ATGTGCCCGCCCGTACTCGAAATGGCCGAGCCCGCCGTGTAGATGCGGGGCCCCGGTACCAGCCCACGCGCCACGGCCTTGCGCAAGGCAATGTTCACGCCCGAGCCGCCGCAGTCGCGCACCGTGGTGAAGCCGGCCCGCAGCGTGGTCAGCGCGTTGCCCTGGGCCCGGTAGGCCACATCGGCCGGGTTTAGGGTGAAGCGCTCGGCGAAGGAGTTGCGGCTGGGCACCGTTTCCAGGTGCACGTGGCAGTCGATGAGGCCAGGCAGCACGGTACGGCTCTCAAGGTCGATGACCTTGTCCTGGGGCCCCCCGGCGGCGTAGCCGGCTTGCACGGCCACGATGCGGTCCTTCTCGACCACCACCGTTTGCTGGGCCAGGAGCCGGCCGCTGCGCACGTCGAGCAGGTGGCCGCAGTGCAGGTAGGTTTTTTGGGCGAACGCCGCCGGGGCCCCCAGCAGGAGGGCAGCGACCAAACAAGGAATAAAATTGCGCGTCATAGGTTTACTGAAAGTGGGGCCGGAAGGTACAAGAATTGCCGGGTTGCTGCCCCGCGTTTTCGGGGTTCCCTACCACTTTTTCTTACTTAACTTTTATTCTTGCTCCATGACGACCCAGGAAGAATTTGAAACCGCTGCCCAGCGCGCCCAGCAACTGCCCAGCAAGCCGTCCAATACGGTGCTACTGCAGCTCTACGCCCTCTTCAAGCAAGCCAGCGAGGGCGATGCCACCGGTCCGCAACCCGGCGGCTTTGATTTCAAAGCCATTGCCAAGTACAACGCCTGGCACGGCCTGAATGGCCTCAGCAAAGACGCTGCTCGCCAGCAGTACGTGGAGCTGGTGAGCGAACTGGTAGGGTAGCGTTTAAATGTGAAAATGTGGCGGATGAGAAAATGTGAAAATGGGCTTTAATGAATAAAGCAATATAGTCGATTCATCTCCGCATCTTCCACGTCTCCAGATATTTCACTTTAAAATCCGTGTACATTTCCCGCAAAAAGCCTGCGTATCCCATCACGCACGCCCTGCGGCAGTACCTGCGCGACTACGACCGCGACGCCCCGCTGCCGGTGAGCTACGCCGAGCTGCTGCGCTACAGCAACTCGTTTCCGCTGCGCGACCGGGCGGGCAAGGATACGCTCTGGCAAACGGTATTTTATGAGCCCAGCGTCCTGGTCGAGCTCAACCAGGGCCTTGTGCAGGTGTACGCGCTGCTCAAAACGGCCGGCGACTTGTCTTTTGCCAATGACCTGCTGGCCGACCGCATCGATTACTGCCACTTCGGCAACTCACACCCGTTTCGGGTGCGCATCCTCAACCAGCTCAACGACAACTACGACTACTTCTACGTGAAGCAGGCCGACGCCTCGCGCCTTTATGGCCTGGAGCTGGAGCACTTGCTATCGCCCAACTCGATGAACTACCTCGTCGGCAGCGGCAATACGCTCATTGAGGAGCACATTGTGGGCATTCCGGGCGATGATTTCATCCGGCTGCGCCTCAACCTTCCCCACCTCAACCAAGTGCGCATTGCCAAGGAGTTCGTGAAGTTCAACGAGCGCTGCTTTGCCCGGCTGCTTGGCGATATGCGGGCCTACAATTACGTCATCGGCGTGACGCCTGACTTCGAGGACGAACAGTACCGGGTGCGGGCCATCGACTTCGACCAGCAGAGCTACGAGGGCCGACGGGCCATGTATGTGCCGCAGTTTTTCAAAGACAACGGCCCCGTGGTGGAGCTGTGCGCCCGCTTGCTCAAGCCCTCTACGATACACCAGTACCAAGCCGAGGAGCGCACCCTCATGGCGCGCCGCGCCCGCGCCGAGCGCTACCGCCTCAAGGCCCTGCTCGACGTGATGCGAGGCCAGGAACTGGCGCCGCCCGATAAAGTAAACGAGCTCAAAGCGGCCCTCAACCGCCACCACCGCACCCAGAAATTCGACTCCTGCGACTCGATGGGCGACGTGGTGCGCCTCAACCTGTGGCTGATGCTGGGCCCCCAAATGCTGGCTACTGTAATGTCTTAAGCTCGCCAGCGATACGTACTTCAACACGCGCATTTAACGGCTGCGGCCACACCACTTTAAAGATGGTCAAGATTGAACAACAGGGGGATGCCGTAGTATTCACCGTCGAGGGCTGGCACAAGCTCTGGGCGCTGCGCAGTGAATTGCGCATTCCGCAAGCCAACATCAAAGGGGCCCGGCGCGGCGCAGAAGCCTCGCACGCCTTTGGCTTGCGCATGCCAGGCACCCACGTTCCAGGTTTCCTAAAGGCGGGCACGTTCTACTTAGACGGCTTTTTTGGTGCCAAGCCTTCGTTTATTGATGTGCGGCACGACGAAAATACCATCGTAGTGGACCTGGCCGACGAGCAGTTCAACCGCCTCATCATTGAGGTAGAAGACCCCGATACGGCCTTGGCCCTGCTCACCCGCTTGGCTACCCCGGCCAGTTAAAACCACAAAGGCAGTTGCCCCGTCCTGGGGCAACTGCCTTTGTGGTTTTAGCTGGTTGGAAAATTACGCCAGAGCGCCGGATGAAGCCGGTCGAAACCTGACGCTCTAGCGCTATTTCTACCAAGCATCGAATCAACTCAACTGGCAAACGTAGCCGAGCTACGCCTTGGGCGCGGGCAAGTCAAACGCCGTGGCGTCGTGCTCGAAGTGGCCCTTGTGCGAGCCGTCGCAGAACGGCTTTTGGCTGGAGAGGCCGCAGCGACAGATGCTGATGCGCTGGCGGCCGCCGAGGCCATAGGGCTGGCCCTGGGCGTCAACGAGTTCAAAATCTTCGCCTTCTACGCGCAGCGAGCCGTTGGAAAGTACCGTGAGTTTGGTGGCCATGAAATGATTTAAAAATGCGGGTGAATGATGAGAAAAAAGGCCATTGCTACAGCGTTTTACGCATAATGTAGTCGTTCATAAAGTACGGCCCGATGGGCACGTCTTCTTCGCGCTGCTGCACGAAGCCGCGCCGCTCGTAGAAGCTGAGGGCGGGGTTGTAGCGGTTCACGTTCAGGTCGAGGGTGTGGCCCCCGGCGCGGCGCACGGCTTCCTCCACGGCTTCGATGAGGTGCAAGCCCAGGCCCTGGCCCTGCTGCGTGGGCAGCACGTAGATTTTGTGAAGCTTGTATTCGGTGGGCACAGCTTCGGCCGGGGCCCCCTCAGCGGGCGGCTGGGGCCCAAAAGAGGCAAAACCGGCCGGCTGCCCGTCCACGTGCGCCAGCAGAAACGTGTGGTGCTGCTCGACCATCTGCCGCTTGAGGGCAGCGGGCGTGTAGATGACGCGGTACATGTACTCTATCTGCTCGCGCGAGAGGATAAAGCGGTAAGTGGGCTCCCAGGTACCCTCGGCCAGCTGGATAATGGCGGGAATGTCGCGGAGGGTAGCGGGTACGATGCGCGGCGGCGCGGGCGGGGTATGCATAACAGTACGGCGGAGCAAAACGCAAAATTGGGGCGAAAAAAAGCAAAAACTGCCCGCTTTTTGTACGAGATGGCCGGTTCCAACGTTCACCGGGCCCGGCGTCCCTTTCACAGCGCCGCTTTTCTTATGCCACATTCGCTGAAACTGACCCTGCCCTTGGCCGCGCTGCTGCTGGCCGCCGGGGCCCCCGCCCGCGCCCAAATTGCCAACGTACCCGATAGCCTGCGCCGCGCCGGCGAGCTGGTGGGCAGCCGCCCCAGTGCCCGCCGCCCGGCCGGAGCCCGGGCCCGCCCCGCGGCCGCCGCCACTGCTACCGATCCGTCCCGTGCCAGCGCCGCCGACTTGCCCGGCCTCTACGAGCGCTTCATCGAAACGTGCCAGGAGCAGCGCCGCAGCTGGAGCGAAAACGATTGGGACGCCGCCGCCAATGCCTTGGCGCGCCTCAACCAGCGCTACGACCAAGTGCGCACATCGCTGCCGCTCCAGGACCGACTAAATATCCGCTCGGCTCAGGCTGAGTTCCACACCTTGCAGGGAGCCCGCAGGGTGAAAAATAGCCTCGCAAACTAAGCTGGTAGCGCGCTTTTGGGCTGGCCTGGGTGGCACAGCCAGGCCAGGGCCTCGTGGCTGCTGCCACACAGCTCGACGGGCAAGTTGCCGTGCACGCTCTGCAAAAACGCTTCGCCGTCATGGTGGCCCGGCAAATCAGCCGGGCACACGTAGCTTACGGCTTGCAGGCCAGTGGCCAACGCCGCAGGCAGCCACTTGAGCGCCAACCACGGCAGGGCATCGGCCCACTCGCCGGTGGTGTGGCTGCGGTCGAGCAGCAGGCGGCGCGGGGCCAGCTGTTGCTGCCACGTCAGCACGTTGCGGAACCCCTCCACCACCGCGGCGGCAGTGAGGTAGCCGTGCCAACGCACGTAAAGCAGGGCGTCGGACGGGCAGTGGTAGTACTCGGCCACCAACGCGCCGCGGCCGTCGACCAGCTTGTGCAACAAAACGAAGGGAGCGGGCTGCATGGAGGGGGTGGGCAGGGAAAAAACCGGTGCCGCCACACCAGTTCTATGCGAGTGGTTGTGCATCGAAGAACAATACGTATAAATATAAATATTATTGGTCGAATTGTTCGGGGCTGGCGCTGCTGGAC
This genomic stretch from Hymenobacter sp. PAMC 26628 harbors:
- a CDS encoding acyl-CoA-binding protein produces the protein MTTQEEFETAAQRAQQLPSKPSNTVLLQLYALFKQASEGDATGPQPGGFDFKAIAKYNAWHGLNGLSKDAARQQYVELVSELVG
- a CDS encoding CDGSH iron-sulfur domain-containing protein, with the protein product MATKLTVLSNGSLRVEGEDFELVDAQGQPYGLGGRQRISICRCGLSSQKPFCDGSHKGHFEHDATAFDLPAPKA
- a CDS encoding GNAT family N-acetyltransferase, producing the protein MHTPPAPPRIVPATLRDIPAIIQLAEGTWEPTYRFILSREQIEYMYRVIYTPAALKRQMVEQHHTFLLAHVDGQPAGFASFGPQPPAEGAPAEAVPTEYKLHKIYVLPTQQGQGLGLHLIEAVEEAVRRAGGHTLDLNVNRYNPALSFYERRGFVQQREEDVPIGPYFMNDYIMRKTL